From Acidipropionibacterium acidipropionici, one genomic window encodes:
- a CDS encoding MFS transporter, with protein sequence MPASSDQSSSGRMPDVRPSEGRLSNRRRTSILITCCLSIFIAMVDSTGVNLALPSISREMGASTSQLQWVIDAYLLVLASLMLLSGSMADRLGRRRIFSLGLLLFGLGSALCSVATGPAMLIATRALQAIGGSMLNPVAMAIITNTYPDARRRARAIGVWGAVVGIGMATGPLLGGLLGILVMATLSFAIITGGEQGFDHIQVLASAAIGALALAAFILVERHTAEPLLDLRYFRSVPFSAATVVAVLLFMAFSGFMFVATLYLQDDLGKSPLHAGLLTMPIALGNALLAPVSGRIVGRRGPGPSMVAGAVALAVGGVMLTLLGPSTPLWYFVLAGFFVGGANGVTNSAITSTAVSGMPAARSGVAASIASTGRQVGQSLGVAILGASLNTGLTSHAAFTDAARPGWFMIIGLALAIGALGVISGSSRARDSEARMTGTFS encoded by the coding sequence GTGCCCGCCTCCTCCGATCAGTCCTCCAGCGGCCGGATGCCCGACGTCCGGCCGTCCGAGGGGCGGCTGTCGAACCGCCGGCGCACCAGCATCCTCATCACCTGCTGCCTGTCGATCTTCATCGCCATGGTCGATTCCACCGGCGTGAACCTGGCGCTGCCGTCGATATCCCGTGAGATGGGGGCCTCCACCAGCCAGCTGCAGTGGGTGATCGACGCCTACCTGCTGGTCCTGGCCTCCCTCATGCTGCTGTCGGGGTCGATGGCCGACCGCCTCGGCCGGCGTCGCATCTTCTCCCTCGGCCTGCTGCTCTTCGGCCTCGGATCGGCGCTGTGCTCGGTCGCCACCGGCCCGGCGATGCTCATCGCCACCCGGGCCCTCCAGGCCATCGGCGGGTCGATGCTCAATCCGGTCGCCATGGCGATCATCACCAACACCTACCCGGACGCCCGCCGGCGGGCCAGAGCGATCGGCGTGTGGGGGGCCGTGGTCGGCATCGGGATGGCCACCGGCCCGCTGCTGGGCGGGCTGCTGGGCATCCTCGTCATGGCGACCCTCAGCTTCGCCATCATCACCGGCGGCGAGCAGGGCTTCGACCACATCCAGGTGCTGGCCTCGGCGGCGATCGGCGCCCTCGCGCTGGCCGCCTTCATCCTCGTCGAGAGGCACACCGCCGAACCCCTCCTGGACCTCCGCTACTTCAGGTCGGTGCCCTTCAGCGCAGCCACCGTCGTCGCCGTGCTGCTCTTCATGGCCTTCTCCGGGTTCATGTTCGTCGCCACCCTCTACCTCCAGGACGATCTGGGGAAGTCGCCCCTGCACGCCGGCCTGCTCACCATGCCGATCGCCCTGGGCAATGCCCTCCTCGCCCCGGTCTCGGGCCGGATCGTCGGACGACGCGGGCCGGGGCCCTCCATGGTCGCCGGTGCCGTGGCGCTGGCGGTCGGCGGCGTCATGCTGACTCTTCTGGGCCCCTCCACCCCCCTGTGGTACTTCGTCCTCGCCGGATTCTTCGTCGGAGGCGCGAACGGCGTCACGAACTCCGCCATCACCAGCACCGCCGTCTCCGGTATGCCGGCGGCCCGCTCCGGCGTCGCCGCCTCCATCGCCTCCACCGGCCGGCAGGTCGGCCAGTCCCTGGGCGTCGCGATCCTCGGAGCCTCCCTCAACACGGGCCTGACAAGCCATGCCGCCTTCACCGACGCCGCCCGGCCGGGCTGGTTCATGATCATCGGACTCGCCCTGGCGATCGGCGCCCTCGGCGTCATCAGCGGATCCTCCCGCGCCCGGGACAGTGAGGCGAGGATGACCGGGACCTTCTCATGA
- a CDS encoding YbaK/EbsC family protein, with amino-acid sequence MFDSLPHLPAVDHPELLGEPVRGYISLLPEAEVFSIDPALSDTESLCREYGEPESTCGNCVIVRGRRGEISRTVACLALATTRVDVNKLVRKRLDVRKASFAPMDEATSESGMEYGAITPVGLPQDWPIWIDPAVAEAAEVCIGAGTRSAKLVLPGKSLLALPNAEVVEGLAA; translated from the coding sequence ATGTTCGACTCTTTGCCACATCTGCCCGCGGTCGACCATCCCGAACTGCTCGGAGAGCCGGTGCGCGGATACATCTCGCTGCTGCCCGAGGCCGAGGTCTTCTCGATCGATCCGGCCCTGTCCGACACCGAGTCCCTGTGCCGCGAGTACGGCGAGCCCGAGTCCACCTGCGGCAACTGCGTCATCGTGCGGGGACGACGCGGCGAGATCAGCCGGACGGTGGCCTGCCTCGCACTGGCCACCACCCGCGTGGATGTGAACAAGCTGGTCCGCAAGCGCCTGGACGTCCGCAAGGCCTCCTTCGCGCCGATGGACGAGGCGACCAGCGAGTCAGGAATGGAGTACGGCGCCATCACACCCGTCGGCCTGCCCCAGGACTGGCCGATCTGGATCGACCCGGCCGTCGCCGAGGCCGCCGAGGTGTGCATCGGCGCCGGCACCCGCTCGGCGAAGCTGGTGCTGCCCGGAAAGTCGCTGCTGGCCCTGCCGAACGCCGAGGTGGTGGAGGGCCTGGCGGCCTGA
- the upp gene encoding uracil phosphoribosyltransferase: MDHPLVSHKLTLLRSTATSSPEFRRLADELVTLLAYEATRDVRVEPTTVQTPIAEAPGVTLSRPKPMVVPILRAGLGMLEGMLRLMPSAEVGFVGMARDEETLQPMTYAERLPHDLTGRQCYVLDPMLATGGSLGGAVEFLVRRGADHITCLCLLAAPEGVERFRKLVSDLGVPCHLVVAALDDHLDEHGYIVPGLGDAGDRLYGLAE, translated from the coding sequence ATGGATCACCCGCTCGTTTCCCACAAGCTCACCCTGCTGCGCTCGACGGCCACGTCGAGCCCGGAGTTCCGTCGCCTGGCCGACGAGCTCGTCACCCTGCTGGCCTACGAGGCCACACGTGACGTACGTGTCGAGCCGACGACCGTCCAGACGCCGATCGCCGAGGCTCCCGGCGTCACACTGTCGCGTCCCAAGCCGATGGTGGTGCCGATCCTGCGCGCCGGTCTCGGCATGCTCGAGGGCATGCTGCGGCTGATGCCCAGCGCCGAGGTCGGATTCGTCGGCATGGCCCGCGACGAGGAGACCCTCCAGCCGATGACCTACGCGGAGCGCCTGCCCCACGATCTCACCGGCCGCCAGTGCTATGTGCTCGACCCGATGCTGGCCACCGGCGGTTCCCTGGGCGGGGCCGTGGAGTTCCTGGTCCGCCGCGGCGCGGACCACATCACCTGCCTGTGCCTGCTGGCCGCCCCCGAGGGGGTCGAGAGGTTCCGCAAGCTCGTCTCGGATCTCGGCGTGCCCTGCCACCTGGTGGTCGCGGCGCTCGACGACCACCTCGACGAGCACGGGTACATCGTCCCGGGCCTGGGCGACGCCGGCGACCGCCTCTACGGTCTGGCGGAGTGA
- a CDS encoding tRNA adenosine deaminase-associated protein: MGIVRLKEVVVCPFNDDDVDRFGEDGGTDDALDNDADQLDDDSDYDDLDDDTEYDDLDDSDEDSDDEDSDDDEDDSDDDEDDSDDDDEDDDDYDDLDDLEDAGADEIDLVVALYNDDGERVGVPLDGGLANDLDEFITQLRRIPGDAGAVGMISIDHQFYVIVRVRGRNVQVFLSDAVQGNDWPIARDVADFLGEDIPDPDDDSEAIGDFDLFSDAGMSDFDMEAFADLDEDSDEVLGQIARKLNFGPQFDRAASTSIR; this comes from the coding sequence ATGGGAATCGTCCGGCTCAAGGAGGTCGTTGTGTGCCCGTTCAATGACGATGATGTGGATCGCTTCGGCGAGGATGGCGGGACCGACGACGCCCTCGACAATGACGCCGATCAGCTCGACGACGACTCGGACTACGACGACCTCGACGACGACACCGAGTACGACGACCTCGACGACTCCGATGAGGACTCGGATGACGAGGACTCGGACGACGACGAGGATGACTCGGACGACGACGAGGATGACTCGGACGACGATGATGAGGATGACGACGACTACGACGACCTCGATGATCTCGAGGACGCCGGTGCCGACGAGATTGATCTGGTCGTGGCCCTGTACAACGACGACGGCGAGCGGGTCGGAGTGCCGCTGGACGGCGGGCTGGCCAACGACCTGGACGAGTTCATCACCCAGCTGCGGCGGATCCCCGGGGACGCCGGGGCCGTCGGCATGATCTCGATCGACCACCAGTTCTACGTCATCGTGAGGGTCCGGGGCCGCAACGTCCAGGTCTTCCTGTCCGACGCCGTCCAGGGGAACGACTGGCCGATCGCCCGCGACGTCGCCGACTTCCTCGGCGAGGACATCCCCGATCCGGACGACGACTCGGAGGCGATCGGCGATTTCGACCTGTTCTCGGACGCCGGCATGAGCGACTTCGACATGGAGGCCTTCGCAGACCTGGACGAGGACTCCGACGAGGTGCTCGGGCAGATCGCCCGCAAGCTCAACTTCGGACCCCAGTTCGACCGGGCTGCCTCGACGTCGATCCGCTGA
- a CDS encoding nucleoside deaminase has translation MSRALALGDEAARRGDVPVGAVILAPDGSVLAEAANERELTGDPTAHAEVRAIRRAARALRGGSDGWRLEGCTLVVTLEPCTMCAGAVVAARIGTLVFGAFDPKAGAVASLWDVVRDPRINHRVEVHSGVMAQEASTLLREFFTARR, from the coding sequence ATGTCCCGGGCGCTGGCCCTGGGCGATGAGGCTGCGCGTCGCGGTGACGTGCCCGTCGGTGCGGTCATCCTGGCACCGGACGGTTCGGTGCTCGCAGAGGCGGCCAACGAGCGCGAGTTGACGGGCGACCCGACCGCCCACGCGGAGGTGCGGGCGATCAGGCGGGCGGCTCGGGCGCTGCGCGGCGGCTCGGACGGGTGGCGTCTGGAGGGATGCACCCTCGTCGTCACCCTGGAGCCGTGCACGATGTGCGCCGGGGCCGTCGTCGCGGCGCGGATCGGCACCCTGGTGTTCGGAGCCTTCGACCCGAAGGCCGGGGCGGTGGCGTCGCTGTGGGACGTGGTGCGCGACCCGCGGATCAATCACCGCGTCGAGGTGCACTCCGGTGTGATGGCGCAGGAGGCGTCGACCCTGCTCAGGGAGTTCTTCACCGCCAGGAGGTGA
- a CDS encoding lipopolysaccharide biosynthesis protein, producing MTDAEEESAPGSGASKDTDPDAGSGKPPRFPRMHAFLARHEFLTSVMKVMSGTGLAQLVAALGTLYVTHNIDPTDWGLYGAVISAAQFVIPVAALRYDMAIVLPREDGEAKRIFRLATMINAIMSILSMLVMIPLGGVLSNALDHPEARWWMLGVGPIIFTYGEVYVVNYWANRRKQFGVIGTNAVWNQSVTVAGRIASCLVGFGALGQLIATFLGEVAALNNFRRRLGPDIRSIEEDKIPFRLLMRKYRKMPLLTAPNAIVDAVRQQGVNMMILFKFSPALYGKFNIAWVLMQIPSTVINQALSQVFFQKLSVTDAGHMFKAVRQSVIRSFLIGIVPFALLYFLIPPVLPWLLGDKFAQSAPIAVALVPWLFVNFITSPVSNMFIVTRNNGIALAFAIVYAVVPLGYLSVVNASIETTIYGMSLVMALLLAMYIGLALITARRFDNKYRDKSADVIAAEEAGITATQDED from the coding sequence GTGACTGACGCCGAGGAGGAGTCGGCGCCCGGATCCGGGGCGTCGAAGGACACAGATCCGGATGCGGGATCGGGGAAGCCGCCCCGCTTCCCCAGGATGCACGCCTTCCTGGCCAGGCATGAATTCCTCACCTCCGTGATGAAGGTCATGTCGGGTACCGGGCTGGCCCAGCTCGTCGCGGCCCTGGGCACTCTCTACGTCACCCACAACATCGACCCCACCGACTGGGGCCTCTACGGCGCGGTGATCTCGGCGGCGCAGTTCGTCATCCCGGTGGCGGCGCTGCGCTACGACATGGCGATCGTGCTGCCCCGCGAGGACGGCGAGGCCAAACGCATCTTCCGGCTGGCCACCATGATCAACGCCATCATGTCGATCCTGTCGATGCTGGTGATGATCCCGTTGGGCGGGGTGCTCTCCAATGCGCTGGACCACCCCGAGGCGCGGTGGTGGATGCTCGGCGTGGGGCCGATCATCTTCACCTACGGCGAGGTCTACGTCGTCAACTACTGGGCCAACCGGCGCAAGCAGTTCGGCGTCATCGGCACCAACGCGGTGTGGAACCAGTCCGTCACCGTCGCGGGCCGGATCGCGTCCTGTCTGGTGGGCTTCGGGGCGCTGGGACAGCTCATCGCCACCTTCCTGGGGGAGGTGGCCGCGCTCAACAACTTCCGGCGCCGGCTGGGGCCCGACATCCGCAGCATCGAGGAGGACAAGATCCCCTTCCGGCTGCTCATGCGCAAGTACCGCAAGATGCCGCTGCTCACCGCCCCCAACGCGATCGTCGACGCCGTCCGCCAACAGGGCGTCAACATGATGATCCTGTTCAAGTTCAGCCCGGCCCTCTACGGCAAGTTCAACATCGCCTGGGTGCTCATGCAGATCCCCTCGACGGTGATCAACCAGGCGCTGTCCCAGGTGTTCTTCCAGAAACTGTCGGTGACCGACGCCGGCCACATGTTCAAGGCCGTGCGGCAGTCGGTGATCCGGTCCTTCCTCATCGGCATCGTGCCCTTCGCGCTGCTGTACTTCCTCATCCCGCCGGTGCTGCCCTGGCTGCTGGGCGACAAGTTCGCCCAGTCGGCCCCGATCGCCGTGGCCCTGGTGCCCTGGCTCTTCGTGAACTTCATCACCTCGCCGGTCTCGAATATGTTCATCGTCACCCGCAACAACGGCATCGCGCTGGCCTTCGCGATCGTCTACGCCGTCGTCCCGCTGGGCTACCTGAGCGTCGTCAACGCATCGATCGAGACGACCATCTACGGGATGTCGCTGGTGATGGCGCTGCTGCTGGCGATGTACATCGGGCTGGCCCTCATCACCGCCAGGCGCTTCGACAACAAGTACCGGGACAAGAGTGCGGACGTCATCGCCGCCGAGGAGGCCGGGATCACGGCCACGCAGGACGAGGACTGA
- a CDS encoding zinc-dependent alcohol dehydrogenase family protein: MFTYRFDHLDGLDSLTRHEEESPSPQRGEVLVRVRSVALNYRDIAIPLGRYVWDARPGLIPCSDAAGEIVETGDGVDSFEPGDRVVSCFHSRWFGGRPPANLMLDTYGSGKDGWLTQYAVVSQDAVVKIGDELSFGEASTLPCAGVTAWNALSGPSPIRPGDTVLTQGSGGVSIFAIQLAKALGASVIATTTSADKEALLRDLGADRTINTRDTPEWGGVVRDMTGDGVDRIVEVVGPQTIHQSLAAIRWNSEIVLVGFLSSTGPDINYFTLKGSGASIRSIGVGDRTMLEELIRVVAAAGIRPVIDSTYSFNEAPQAFRHLADGRHTGKIVIELT; the protein is encoded by the coding sequence GTGTTCACATATCGTTTCGATCATCTCGACGGCCTGGATTCGCTGACTCGTCACGAGGAGGAGAGCCCCTCGCCGCAGCGCGGCGAGGTCCTCGTCCGGGTCCGATCAGTCGCACTGAACTATCGGGACATCGCTATTCCCCTTGGCCGCTACGTGTGGGACGCGAGGCCCGGCCTGATCCCATGCAGCGACGCTGCCGGAGAGATCGTCGAGACGGGCGACGGCGTCGACTCCTTCGAGCCCGGAGACCGCGTGGTGAGTTGCTTCCATTCCCGATGGTTCGGTGGTCGGCCTCCCGCCAACCTCATGCTGGACACATACGGCAGCGGCAAGGACGGCTGGCTGACCCAGTACGCAGTGGTTTCCCAGGACGCCGTCGTGAAGATCGGCGACGAACTCAGCTTCGGCGAGGCGTCCACGCTTCCCTGCGCGGGCGTGACGGCATGGAACGCTCTGTCCGGCCCGAGTCCCATCCGGCCGGGGGACACGGTGCTCACCCAAGGCAGCGGTGGGGTATCGATATTCGCGATCCAGCTCGCCAAAGCTCTGGGGGCGTCAGTCATTGCCACGACCACCTCGGCCGACAAGGAGGCATTGCTCCGGGACCTCGGAGCCGACCGCACCATCAACACCCGTGACACGCCGGAGTGGGGCGGGGTCGTCCGGGACATGACGGGCGACGGGGTGGACCGCATCGTCGAGGTTGTTGGCCCGCAGACGATCCATCAGTCGTTGGCGGCCATCCGCTGGAACTCCGAGATTGTGCTCGTGGGTTTTCTGTCCAGCACGGGGCCCGACATCAACTACTTCACCCTGAAGGGCAGCGGCGCATCCATCCGATCCATCGGCGTCGGAGACCGCACCATGCTGGAGGAACTGATCCGCGTGGTCGCCGCTGCCGGGATCCGGCCTGTGATCGACAGCACCTACAGTTTCAACGAGGCGCCGCAGGCGTTCCGTCACCTGGCCGATGGACGCCACACCGGCAAGATCGTCATCGAGCTCACGTGA
- the yddG gene encoding aromatic amino acid DMT transporter YddG: protein MASTPQAVQSRRATAIGVAAILLWSGIVGLIRVTTQHFGATLGPSLIYTLAAALLWLTRRPKSLRGFSARYLLLGGGMFVIYEVALAMAVGLSDDAHQTIEVSIVNYLWPTLTVALAAVVNRRERRPGLLIIPGVLLATVGVVGAVGGEAGLSPTRIAANVMSNPLPYLLSLMAAAVWAAYSVFSPRLAGGRDGITVFISGVAAALWIVNLVSPAPVGDITASGVAGLIGAAAVIASGYASWNVGILHGNITLLASASYATPVLSTAVSSLLLGAVLPLTFWGNVLLVVAGSLAGWWATRRTGRR from the coding sequence ATGGCGTCAACCCCGCAGGCAGTGCAGTCGCGACGAGCCACCGCGATCGGTGTGGCCGCAATCCTTCTGTGGAGCGGAATCGTCGGTCTGATCAGGGTTACGACGCAGCATTTCGGCGCCACCCTGGGCCCCTCACTCATCTACACGCTCGCAGCCGCCCTGTTGTGGCTGACCCGTCGACCGAAGAGCTTGCGGGGATTCTCCGCGCGGTATCTGCTCCTCGGGGGCGGCATGTTCGTGATCTACGAGGTCGCTCTGGCGATGGCGGTCGGGCTCTCGGACGATGCCCACCAGACGATCGAGGTGAGCATCGTCAACTATCTGTGGCCGACCCTCACGGTGGCGCTGGCGGCCGTGGTGAACCGACGGGAGCGGCGTCCGGGCCTCCTCATCATCCCTGGAGTGCTGCTGGCCACGGTCGGGGTGGTGGGCGCGGTCGGCGGTGAGGCCGGCCTGAGCCCCACCCGCATCGCCGCCAACGTCATGTCGAATCCGCTGCCGTACCTGCTGTCACTCATGGCCGCCGCGGTCTGGGCGGCGTACAGCGTGTTCAGCCCGCGGCTGGCGGGCGGGCGCGACGGTATCACGGTGTTCATCAGCGGCGTCGCCGCAGCACTGTGGATCGTGAATCTCGTCTCGCCCGCGCCAGTCGGCGACATCACCGCCTCGGGCGTGGCGGGGCTGATCGGGGCGGCAGCGGTGATCGCCTCCGGATACGCCTCCTGGAACGTCGGCATTCTGCACGGCAACATCACGCTCTTGGCCTCGGCGTCCTACGCCACCCCGGTCCTGTCAACGGCCGTGAGCTCGCTGCTGCTGGGGGCGGTGCTGCCGTTGACCTTCTGGGGTAATGTGCTGCTGGTGGTCGCCGGGTCGTTGGCGGGCTGGTGGGCGACCCGCCGGACAGGTCGCCGCTGA
- a CDS encoding HNH endonuclease: MQFVLGLLAIALLLWLAVTFWYIALAVLAIWITVRVVRHVRMKRYFSGEVFQAHLKELSSVVTEHNEIAAYAAEIRAGGQFGLGTSGTGSRSSLATFENTSRHDYRRDRNVAHYQALNVHNCSLQVVRNASADPLKYLIKYFGVEATEEGLAQVEKLGETISRLENAVNNLKTREADITGEFNPPKFILKHYEKQFTERVGVNLSPISVPCPEYVFEYVSAGGNSSQRTTVKLNTPTIDGLIEALSERIRRRRSAAGQRALMTARFREEIKRRDDYTCRYCSVSLDDEPHLLLEVDHIVPVSRGGLSTEDNLQTLCWRCNRSKSNKMIDA; the protein is encoded by the coding sequence GTGCAGTTCGTCCTCGGTCTCCTCGCCATAGCGCTGTTGCTGTGGCTCGCCGTGACCTTCTGGTACATCGCCCTCGCAGTCCTGGCGATCTGGATCACAGTCAGGGTGGTGCGCCACGTCCGGATGAAGCGATATTTCTCCGGTGAGGTGTTCCAGGCCCACCTCAAGGAGCTCTCCTCAGTCGTCACCGAGCACAACGAGATCGCCGCCTATGCCGCGGAGATCCGCGCGGGAGGGCAGTTCGGTCTGGGTACGTCCGGAACGGGATCGCGCTCCAGCCTGGCCACCTTCGAGAACACCAGTCGTCACGACTACCGCAGGGATCGCAATGTCGCCCACTACCAGGCTCTCAACGTCCACAACTGCTCCCTCCAAGTCGTCCGCAATGCCTCCGCCGACCCGCTGAAGTACCTCATCAAGTACTTCGGGGTCGAGGCAACCGAGGAAGGACTCGCCCAGGTCGAGAAGCTCGGCGAGACCATCTCTCGGCTGGAGAATGCGGTGAACAACCTCAAGACGCGCGAGGCTGACATCACCGGCGAGTTCAACCCTCCGAAGTTCATCCTCAAGCATTACGAGAAGCAGTTCACCGAGCGGGTCGGTGTGAACCTCTCACCGATCTCGGTGCCCTGCCCCGAATACGTCTTCGAGTACGTCAGCGCCGGCGGCAACAGTTCCCAGCGAACCACCGTCAAGCTCAACACGCCGACCATCGACGGCCTCATCGAGGCGCTGTCGGAGCGGATCCGGCGGCGCAGGAGTGCCGCCGGCCAGCGCGCTCTCATGACCGCCCGTTTCCGCGAGGAGATCAAGAGACGCGACGACTACACCTGTCGGTACTGCTCGGTCTCACTCGACGATGAGCCCCACCTGCTGCTGGAGGTTGATCACATCGTGCCGGTCTCCCGGGGCGGATTGTCGACCGAGGACAACCTGCAGACCCTGTGCTGGCGCTGCAACCGTTCGAAGTCGAACAAGATGATTGACGCCTGA
- a CDS encoding serine hydrolase domain-containing protein, which produces MITAEEIDQRAIGRIVEEAVSGWSICAPTWAAAVFDRSGVIAFASAASQGFERPARGDIFRIASMSKSFLVACMLLLVERGDLDLDAPVDRYIPSFQTPSTDVVTVKMLISNASGLPEDNGWSDHNLDLPRAEFIALLRKGFHFTEPPGQAYQYSNVAFTVASMILEIVSGERYETFLNHEILEPLGLDSTRYRAGDDPQSAPLARGFSTFDRGISWVAREFAEPGATAPVGALFSTVDDIAQWSAWLSAPFQADAHGGGDVARPRLSLLSGASRARMQRIHTPIPSIAGRWTSPRDDAAGYGLGLFVEHDSRFGPIAQHSGGLPGLSANMRWQLDSGIGVVAYATSEGQPVSDRAADLLDAVLRARDVPARHIRLWPQTFEAARRIDSMLRGGADHRKVSDLLAGSVFADMPAEIRRNQFEAAVARAGGLSHDVAPLADRALWCVSAAQLVWRLPCARSDLQVRIELAEVARQPVQRLVIEPLGAELAGLPADRDLVVRHHRPVLP; this is translated from the coding sequence GTGATAACTGCCGAGGAGATCGACCAGCGAGCCATCGGCCGGATCGTCGAGGAGGCCGTGTCGGGATGGTCGATCTGTGCCCCGACGTGGGCGGCGGCGGTGTTCGACCGCAGCGGGGTGATCGCCTTCGCCTCGGCCGCCTCCCAGGGGTTCGAACGTCCGGCCCGCGGGGACATCTTCAGGATCGCGTCGATGTCCAAGAGCTTCCTGGTGGCGTGCATGCTCCTGCTGGTGGAGCGGGGGGATCTGGATCTCGACGCCCCGGTGGACCGCTACATTCCGAGCTTCCAGACGCCGTCGACAGACGTCGTCACCGTCAAGATGCTGATCAGCAATGCCTCGGGCCTTCCCGAGGACAACGGCTGGTCGGATCACAACCTCGACCTTCCCCGTGCGGAGTTCATCGCCCTGCTGCGCAAGGGGTTCCACTTCACCGAGCCGCCGGGGCAGGCCTACCAGTACTCGAACGTCGCATTCACCGTGGCCTCGATGATCCTGGAAATCGTCTCCGGGGAGCGCTACGAGACATTCCTGAACCACGAGATCCTCGAACCGCTCGGCCTGGACTCCACCCGTTACCGTGCCGGCGACGACCCACAGAGCGCCCCTCTGGCAAGGGGATTCAGCACCTTCGATAGAGGAATCAGCTGGGTGGCGCGCGAGTTCGCAGAGCCCGGTGCTACAGCCCCGGTGGGGGCCCTGTTCAGCACGGTCGACGATATCGCCCAGTGGTCGGCATGGCTGTCGGCGCCGTTCCAGGCCGATGCTCACGGCGGGGGCGACGTCGCCCGTCCCCGCCTGAGCCTGCTCAGCGGGGCCTCGAGGGCGAGGATGCAGCGCATCCACACCCCCATCCCCTCGATCGCCGGGCGCTGGACCTCACCCAGGGATGACGCCGCCGGCTACGGCCTGGGCCTGTTCGTCGAGCACGACTCCCGGTTCGGGCCGATCGCCCAGCACTCGGGCGGGTTGCCCGGGCTCTCGGCGAATATGCGCTGGCAGCTGGACTCGGGGATCGGGGTGGTGGCCTACGCCACCTCCGAGGGACAGCCGGTGTCTGACCGCGCGGCGGACCTGTTGGACGCCGTGCTGCGGGCCCGCGACGTCCCGGCCAGGCATATCCGGCTGTGGCCCCAGACCTTTGAGGCGGCGCGCCGGATCGACTCGATGCTGAGGGGCGGTGCGGACCACCGGAAGGTCTCAGACCTGCTGGCGGGCAGCGTCTTCGCCGACATGCCCGCCGAGATCCGCCGGAACCAGTTCGAAGCGGCGGTGGCCCGCGCCGGAGGGCTGTCCCACGACGTCGCACCTCTGGCCGACCGTGCGCTGTGGTGCGTCTCGGCGGCTCAACTGGTGTGGCGGCTGCCCTGCGCGAGGTCGGATCTGCAGGTGCGCATCGAACTGGCCGAGGTGGCCCGACAGCCGGTGCAGCGGCTGGTGATCGAGCCCTTGGGAGCTGAGCTTGCGGGCCTGCCGGCAGACCGGGACCTGGTGGTGCGCCACCATCGGCCGGTGCTCCCCTGA
- a CDS encoding ABC transporter substrate-binding protein: MNRLRVGAAGPRSIMMSKSPTQEVDHMSRTPLMRHRRVLAAALAVVTTMAIAGCGGSSDPLAEGSASGSASGSGGIVVGSANFPENELLADIYAGALNHQGVKASTKLNIASRETYIPALKKGEINLIPEYTGNLARYFDKSASISDSATADASLKKALPKGLTALTPAPAENKDSMVVTKQTAEQKKLKSISDLSASASGMVLGAPPEFKTRVDGVSGLKREYGLTFKEFKPLDEAGPLTVQALKNGQVQVANLFSTDPNIAANGFVVLDDPKNLFGAQNIVPVMTSSKASPKATKALDAVSAKLTTPVVQKLVEKVVIDKQDASAVAQQWLKANDLG, translated from the coding sequence ATGAACCGACTGCGCGTCGGCGCCGCCGGGCCCCGATCCATCATGATGTCGAAGTCCCCGACCCAGGAGGTCGATCACATGTCACGCACACCACTCATGAGGCACCGCAGAGTCCTGGCCGCCGCCCTCGCGGTGGTCACCACCATGGCGATCGCCGGATGCGGCGGGTCCTCGGATCCCCTGGCCGAGGGATCCGCGTCGGGTTCCGCCTCCGGTTCCGGAGGCATCGTCGTGGGGTCGGCGAACTTCCCCGAGAACGAGCTGCTCGCCGATATCTACGCCGGCGCTCTCAACCACCAGGGCGTCAAGGCCTCGACCAAGCTCAACATCGCCTCCCGCGAGACCTACATCCCCGCCCTGAAGAAGGGGGAGATCAACCTCATCCCCGAGTACACCGGAAACCTCGCCCGGTACTTCGACAAGTCGGCATCCATCTCTGACTCGGCGACCGCCGATGCCTCCCTGAAGAAGGCGCTGCCCAAGGGCCTCACCGCCCTCACCCCCGCGCCCGCCGAGAACAAGGACTCGATGGTGGTGACGAAGCAGACCGCCGAGCAGAAGAAGCTGAAGTCGATCTCCGACCTGTCGGCGAGCGCCTCCGGCATGGTGCTCGGCGCGCCGCCCGAGTTCAAGACCAGGGTGGACGGGGTCAGCGGCCTCAAACGGGAGTACGGCCTCACCTTCAAGGAGTTCAAGCCGTTGGACGAGGCCGGCCCGCTGACGGTCCAGGCGCTGAAGAACGGCCAGGTGCAGGTGGCGAACCTGTTCTCCACCGATCCGAACATCGCCGCGAACGGGTTCGTCGTCCTCGACGACCCGAAGAACCTGTTCGGGGCGCAGAACATCGTCCCGGTGATGACCTCCTCGAAGGCCTCCCCGAAGGCCACCAAGGCCCTGGACGCCGTCTCGGCGAAACTCACCACGCCGGTCGTCCAGAAGCTGGTGGAGAAGGTGGTCATCGACAAGCAGGACGCCTCTGCCGTCGCCCAGCAGTGGTTGAAGGCCAATGATCTCGGCTGA